From one Deinococcus aetherius genomic stretch:
- a CDS encoding glycerol-3-phosphate dehydrogenase/oxidase — protein sequence MPPLHDPRSPLLAAATAPQVWDLLVIGGGASGLGTAVEAASRGYRTLLLEAHDYAKGTSSRSTKLVHGGVRYLAQGNVGLVREALRERGLLKKNAPHLVHDLGFLIASYTWWSRPFYGIGLKVYDALAGRLNLQPSRLVGRRDALGNIPTLKEDGLRGGVLYFDGQFDDSRLAITLLRTLEDHGGVALNYAPVVGLLKEGGRVAGARFRDGETGQEHEVRARSVVNATGVFVDNVRRMDDPGARAMLSPSQGVHVVVDRRFLPGDSALMVPRTDDGRVLFAVPWHDHVVIGTTDTPVPEAGLEPRALPEEIEFILNTAARYLDPAPTRADVRSVYVGLRPLVRNEKTDGAGSTAALSRDHLIRISDSGLITLTGGKWTTYRRMGEDTVDRAARLAELPGRLSLTQGLPLHGWSPPEETAGRPEHLRVYGSDAEKIGALPGAGRLLHPDLPYTEAELRWAVRRESARTVEDLLARRTRALLLNARASLEAAPRAAALLAEELGRDGAWQEAQVRAYREVAQGYLLA from the coding sequence ATGCCCCCTCTCCACGACCCCCGCTCTCCCCTCCTCGCCGCCGCCACCGCCCCGCAGGTCTGGGACCTCCTCGTGATCGGGGGGGGTGCGTCCGGCCTCGGCACCGCCGTCGAGGCCGCCTCGCGCGGCTACCGCACGCTGCTGCTGGAGGCGCACGACTACGCCAAGGGCACCTCCAGCCGCTCGACCAAGCTCGTCCACGGGGGGGTGCGCTACCTCGCCCAGGGGAACGTGGGTCTGGTGCGCGAGGCCCTGCGCGAGCGCGGCCTGCTGAAGAAGAACGCCCCGCACCTCGTCCACGACCTCGGCTTCCTGATCGCCTCCTACACGTGGTGGTCGCGGCCGTTCTACGGGATAGGGCTGAAGGTGTACGACGCGCTCGCCGGGCGGCTGAACCTCCAGCCCAGCCGCCTCGTGGGTCGCCGCGACGCGCTCGGCAACATTCCGACCCTGAAAGAGGACGGGCTGCGCGGCGGCGTCCTGTACTTCGACGGGCAGTTCGACGACTCGCGGCTGGCGATCACCCTGCTGCGCACCCTGGAGGACCACGGCGGGGTGGCGCTCAACTACGCCCCGGTCGTCGGACTCCTCAAGGAGGGGGGCCGGGTCGCTGGGGCCCGCTTCCGCGACGGGGAGACCGGGCAGGAGCACGAGGTCCGGGCGCGCTCGGTCGTGAACGCGACGGGCGTGTTCGTAGACAACGTCCGGCGGATGGACGACCCCGGGGCCCGGGCCATGCTCTCGCCCAGCCAGGGGGTGCATGTGGTCGTGGACCGCCGCTTCCTGCCGGGAGACAGCGCCCTGATGGTGCCGCGCACCGACGACGGGCGGGTGCTCTTCGCGGTGCCCTGGCACGACCACGTGGTGATCGGAACCACGGACACCCCCGTCCCCGAGGCGGGCCTGGAACCCCGCGCGCTGCCCGAGGAGATCGAGTTCATCCTGAACACCGCCGCGCGCTACCTCGACCCGGCGCCCACCCGCGCGGACGTGCGGAGCGTGTACGTGGGCCTGCGCCCGCTCGTGCGCAACGAGAAAACGGACGGGGCGGGCTCCACGGCGGCCCTCTCGCGCGACCACCTGATCCGCATTTCGGACTCGGGGCTGATCACCCTGACGGGCGGCAAGTGGACGACCTACCGCCGCATGGGCGAGGACACGGTGGACCGGGCCGCGAGGCTCGCCGAGCTACCGGGGCGCCTGAGCCTGACCCAGGGGCTGCCTCTGCACGGCTGGAGCCCGCCCGAGGAGACGGCGGGGCGCCCGGAGCACCTGCGGGTCTACGGCTCGGATGCGGAGAAGATCGGGGCGTTGCCGGGCGCGGGCCGTCTCCTCCACCCCGACCTCCCCTACACCGAGGCGGAGCTGCGCTGGGCGGTGCGGCGGGAGAGTGCGCGCACCGTCGAGGACCTCCTCGCGCGCCGCACCCGCGCCCTGCTGCTGAACGCCCGCGCGAGCCTGGAGGCCGCCCCCCGCGCCGCCGCCCTCCTCGCCGAGGAGCTGGGGAGGGACGGGGCGTGGCAGGAGGCGCAGGTGAGGGCGTACCGGGAGGTGGCGCAGGGGTATCTCCTGGCCTGA
- the glpK gene encoding glycerol kinase GlpK, with protein MSPFILALDQGTTSSRAIVFDREGSVVAAAQKEFGQLFPRPGWVEHDPLELWSTQSGVAQEAITRAGLRAGDIAAIGITNQRETVVVWDRRTGQPVHNAVVWQDRRTAQTCDALRAQGYEATFQAKTGLVLDAYFSGTKVAWILDHVPGARERAERGELAFGTVDSWLVYNLTGGARHLTDVTNASRTLMFDIHSGDWDDELLALLNVPRALLPEVRSSSEVYGETAEGLFGRRIPIAGIAGDQQAATFGQACLERGMAKNTYGTGCFMLMNTAAEAVPSRHQLLTTVAWQLGGERTYALEGSVFVAGAVVQWLRDGLGIIRESREVEALATSVESSGGVFLVPAFVGLGAPYWDPYARGTLVGLTRGTTAAHIARAALESIAFQSAELLGAMRQDGGGELRELRVDGGASLNNLMMQFQADILGVPVVRPRVTETTALGAAYLAGLAVGYWSGQEEIARQWRAERTFEPRMDADEREHRLGRWRRAVERSRAWEEAGG; from the coding sequence ATGTCCCCATTCATCCTCGCGCTCGACCAGGGCACGACCTCCAGCCGCGCCATCGTCTTCGACCGGGAGGGCTCGGTCGTGGCGGCCGCCCAGAAGGAGTTCGGGCAGCTCTTCCCCCGGCCCGGCTGGGTCGAACACGATCCCCTGGAACTGTGGAGCACCCAGAGCGGCGTGGCGCAGGAGGCGATCACCCGGGCGGGGCTGCGGGCGGGGGACATCGCCGCCATCGGCATCACCAACCAGCGCGAGACGGTGGTCGTGTGGGACCGCCGGACCGGCCAGCCCGTCCACAACGCCGTCGTCTGGCAGGACCGCCGCACCGCGCAGACGTGCGACGCCCTGCGGGCACAGGGGTACGAGGCGACCTTCCAGGCGAAGACGGGCCTCGTCCTCGACGCCTACTTCAGCGGAACGAAGGTCGCGTGGATCCTGGACCACGTGCCGGGCGCGCGGGAGCGGGCGGAGCGGGGCGAACTCGCCTTCGGCACCGTGGACTCGTGGCTCGTCTACAACCTCACGGGCGGGGCGAGGCACCTCACCGACGTGACGAACGCCAGCCGCACCCTGATGTTCGACATCCACAGCGGGGACTGGGACGACGAGCTCCTGGCCCTGCTGAACGTGCCGCGCGCCCTCCTCCCCGAGGTCAGGAGCAGCAGCGAGGTCTACGGGGAGACGGCGGAGGGCCTCTTCGGGCGCCGCATCCCCATCGCCGGGATCGCGGGGGACCAGCAGGCGGCCACCTTCGGGCAGGCGTGCCTGGAAAGGGGCATGGCAAAAAATACCTACGGCACCGGCTGCTTCATGCTGATGAACACGGCCGCAGAGGCCGTGCCGAGCCGTCACCAGCTCCTCACCACGGTCGCGTGGCAACTGGGGGGGGAGCGCACGTACGCGCTGGAGGGCAGCGTCTTCGTGGCGGGCGCGGTCGTCCAGTGGCTGCGCGACGGGCTGGGGATCATCCGCGAGAGCCGCGAGGTCGAGGCGCTGGCGACGAGCGTGGAGTCGTCGGGGGGCGTGTTCCTGGTGCCCGCCTTCGTGGGGCTGGGGGCGCCCTACTGGGACCCCTACGCGCGGGGTACGCTGGTCGGCCTCACGCGCGGCACGACGGCGGCTCACATCGCCCGCGCCGCGCTCGAATCCATCGCCTTCCAGTCGGCGGAATTGCTGGGCGCGATGCGACAGGACGGGGGCGGCGAACTGCGGGAACTGCGGGTGGACGGCGGAGCGAGCCTCAACAACCTGATGATGCAGTTCCAGGCCGACATCCTCGGCGTGCCCGTCGTGCGCCCCCGGGTGACGGAGACGACCGCCCTGGGGGCCGCCTACCTCGCCGGGCTGGCGGTGGGCTACTGGTCGGGCCAGGAGGAGATCGCCCGGCAGTGGCGGGCGGAGCGGACCTTCGAGCCGAGAATGGACGCGGACGAGCGCGAGCACCGCCTGGGCCGCTGGCGCCGGGCCGTCGAGCGCAGCCGTGCGTGGGAGGAGGCGGGGGGCTGA
- a CDS encoding LCP family protein, with product MRRWLPWALLLLVVLGGVGGYLYREKRETGEIARAVWQELPGRGDPEEAEAEPLFQDLKPEKLGAGQAQEPPVTPTPAPTPAEQPGPVQQPTVTPAVPQATEAPPQSPSQAPRRPSETPASSPPARTAGAATIPARQAPEAAQTAGRPQPTPNAGTKAAGPAPVEPSVAAVPQPAEPPAQGSAPDSRPAPRPEAPAARVPARTVGQNDGGSMRPNPFSNNVHILLIANDQEKIGEGRADSIMLVTLNPDRRVVTLLSIPRDTRLSIPGHGLDKVNHAYRFGGAALLNRTLQRFLGFPFQYYAEISYGGFRNMIDQVGGVDVQVPFSFDYEGYHFGKGPMHLDGKTALAYSRMRKLDPRGAFGREDRHQQIVRALMLRLNDIPLNDTVRLNDFARQLIPFVRTDLGPRIIVNLRRAHPYTDRLPVKLGVRGHGQMIGGIYYFIVSDAERRRLHLALR from the coding sequence GTGAGGCGGTGGCTGCCGTGGGCGCTCCTGCTGCTCGTGGTTCTGGGGGGCGTGGGCGGCTACCTGTACCGCGAGAAGCGCGAGACCGGCGAGATCGCCCGGGCCGTGTGGCAGGAGTTGCCGGGCCGGGGCGACCCCGAGGAGGCGGAAGCCGAACCGTTGTTTCAGGACCTGAAGCCTGAAAAGCTGGGGGCCGGACAGGCTCAGGAACCGCCGGTCACCCCGACCCCAGCGCCGACCCCGGCCGAGCAGCCCGGGCCGGTTCAACAGCCGACCGTGACGCCCGCCGTCCCACAGGCCACCGAGGCGCCTCCACAGAGCCCAAGTCAGGCTCCTCGGCGCCCCTCCGAGACGCCCGCCTCATCTCCCCCGGCCAGGACGGCGGGGGCGGCGACCATCCCCGCTCGACAGGCGCCCGAAGCCGCGCAGACCGCCGGCAGACCCCAGCCCACGCCAAACGCGGGGACGAAAGCCGCCGGGCCGGCACCCGTCGAGCCGTCGGTCGCCGCCGTACCCCAACCCGCCGAGCCCCCGGCGCAGGGTTCCGCCCCGGATTCACGACCGGCTCCGAGGCCCGAGGCTCCGGCGGCCCGGGTGCCCGCGCGTACGGTGGGGCAGAACGACGGGGGCAGCATGCGCCCCAACCCCTTTTCCAACAACGTGCATATCCTGCTGATCGCCAACGACCAGGAGAAGATCGGCGAGGGCCGGGCGGACTCGATCATGCTCGTCACGCTGAACCCCGACCGGCGGGTCGTGACGCTGCTGAGCATTCCGCGCGACACGCGGCTCTCTATTCCGGGGCACGGCCTGGACAAGGTGAACCACGCCTACCGCTTCGGGGGGGCCGCCCTGCTCAACCGCACGCTGCAACGCTTCCTGGGCTTTCCCTTCCAGTACTACGCCGAGATCAGCTACGGCGGCTTCCGCAACATGATCGATCAGGTGGGCGGGGTGGACGTGCAAGTGCCCTTCTCCTTCGACTACGAGGGCTACCACTTCGGGAAGGGGCCGATGCACCTGGACGGCAAGACGGCGCTGGCGTACAGCCGGATGCGCAAGCTCGATCCCCGGGGGGCCTTCGGGCGCGAGGACCGTCACCAGCAGATCGTGCGCGCCCTGATGCTGCGGCTCAACGACATCCCGCTGAACGACACCGTGCGGCTCAACGACTTTGCCCGCCAGCTCATCCCCTTCGTCCGCACCGACCTGGGCCCGAGGATCATCGTCAACCTGCGCCGCGCCCATCCCTATACCGACCGGCTGCCCGTGAAGCTCGGCGTGCGCGGGCACGGGCAGATGATCGGGGGCATCTACTATTTCATCGTGAGCGACGCGGAACGGCGGCGCCTGCACCTCGCCCTGCGGTAA
- a CDS encoding aldo/keto reductase translates to MRDQAIPGTDLRPSVIALGTVALGSTLDEAASLRLLGRFLDLGGTFLDTARVYSDWLPGERSRSEKMLGRWLATPGTRDRVVLATKGGHPPLEDMRRGRLSRQDLRLDVEGSLRDLRTDRIDLYWLHRDDPTRPVADIVETLNDLADAGLIRALGASNWSAARLREANAYARRAGKRPFVANQMSWSLAEPNPGSLGDPTLVVMDEATRELHRETGLAAVPYSSQANGFFGGKYGRGRWWVASPSARHVRRVYYNGANFGRLERVREVAARLGCSPNQVALAALTAEPFPVFPIVGAYTLEQLEDSAGAGDLVLDEGTARYVKTGG, encoded by the coding sequence ATGCGCGACCAGGCCATCCCCGGCACCGACCTCCGGCCCTCCGTGATCGCCCTGGGGACGGTGGCCCTCGGAAGTACGCTGGACGAGGCCGCCTCGCTGCGGCTGCTGGGCCGCTTTCTCGACCTCGGCGGCACCTTTCTCGACACCGCCCGCGTCTATTCCGACTGGCTGCCCGGAGAGCGAAGCCGCAGCGAGAAAATGCTCGGGCGCTGGCTGGCGACCCCGGGCACGCGCGACCGGGTCGTCCTCGCCACCAAGGGCGGCCACCCGCCGCTGGAGGACATGCGGCGCGGGCGCCTGTCGCGGCAGGACCTGCGGCTCGACGTGGAGGGAAGCCTGCGGGACCTGCGCACCGACCGGATCGACCTGTACTGGCTCCACCGCGACGACCCCACCCGCCCGGTCGCGGACATCGTCGAGACGCTGAACGACCTCGCCGACGCGGGACTGATCCGTGCCCTGGGGGCCTCGAACTGGAGCGCGGCGAGGCTGCGGGAGGCGAACGCCTACGCCCGACGTGCTGGAAAGCGTCCCTTCGTGGCGAACCAGATGAGCTGGAGCCTCGCCGAACCCAATCCCGGCTCCCTGGGCGACCCCACCCTCGTCGTGATGGACGAGGCGACCCGGGAACTGCACCGCGAGACCGGGCTGGCGGCGGTGCCGTACTCGTCACAGGCGAACGGCTTTTTCGGTGGGAAGTACGGGCGGGGAAGGTGGTGGGTGGCCTCGCCCTCGGCCCGGCACGTGCGGCGCGTGTACTACAACGGCGCCAACTTCGGGCGGCTGGAGCGGGTGCGGGAGGTCGCGGCCCGGCTCGGGTGCTCGCCGAATCAGGTGGCGCTGGCGGCCCTGACCGCCGAGCCCTTCCCGGTCTTTCCAATCGTCGGGGCCTACACCCTGGAACAACTGGAGGACAGCGCGGGAGCGGGTGACCTCGTGCTGGACGAGGGCACCGCCCGGTACGTGAAGACGGGGGGCTGA
- a CDS encoding response regulator codes for MKSIDILLVEDNAADILLTEEAFSEADFPHSLHLARDGVEALAFLRREGEHASAPRPDVILLDLNMPRMGGLEVLDVLKVDHDLRNIPVIVLTTSRAEQDIWRSYNLHANAYIPKPVTLEEFVEVIRSFGAFWFATAALPPDHQP; via the coding sequence ATGAAGTCCATAGACATCCTCCTCGTCGAGGACAACGCGGCCGACATCCTGCTGACCGAGGAGGCCTTCAGCGAGGCCGACTTTCCCCACTCGCTGCACCTCGCCCGGGACGGGGTCGAGGCCCTGGCCTTCCTGCGCCGCGAGGGCGAGCACGCGTCCGCGCCGCGCCCCGACGTGATCCTGCTCGACCTGAACATGCCCCGCATGGGCGGCTTGGAAGTCCTCGACGTGCTCAAGGTGGACCACGACCTGCGCAACATCCCCGTGATCGTGCTGACCACCTCGCGCGCCGAGCAGGACATCTGGCGCAGCTACAACCTGCACGCCAACGCCTACATCCCCAAGCCTGTCACCCTGGAGGAATTCGTCGAGGTCATCCGCTCCTTCGGCGCCTTCTGGTTCGCCACGGCGGCCCTTCCCCCCGATCACCAGCCGTAG
- the galK gene encoding galactokinase — protein sequence MSFREVFGREPEVTASAPGRVNLLGEHTDYQGGFVLPTAIPQRATVSVGRSGGGEHRLHSANLHRTLTVPLGERGSDFARYVIGCIELLGVTDALDVYIDSDVPSGGLSSSAALEVGTLRALRELYGLGQDDVELALIGQRVEHEYVGVKSGIMDQMASSLADTEHMLFLDTRSLERRVYPFPAGAEVLVIDSGVPRTLAGSGYNERRAQVEEAARLLGVPELRDVTDVAAVEALQDDLLRRRARHVVLENARVLEALHADAGRFGELMNASHASLKDDYEVSHPKVDELVALLQADPRVYGARMTGAGFGGALVALVPQEEAVDIADGVLARYSGQGRRVVP from the coding sequence ATGAGCTTCCGGGAGGTCTTCGGCCGCGAGCCCGAGGTCACCGCGAGCGCGCCGGGCCGCGTCAACCTGCTCGGCGAGCACACCGACTATCAGGGCGGCTTCGTGCTGCCAACCGCGATCCCACAGCGGGCGACCGTGAGCGTGGGCCGCAGCGGCGGCGGCGAACACCGCCTGCACAGCGCCAACCTTCACCGGACGCTGACCGTGCCCCTGGGCGAGCGGGGCAGCGACTTCGCCCGCTACGTGATCGGCTGCATCGAGCTGCTGGGGGTTACCGACGCTCTGGACGTGTATATCGACAGCGACGTGCCGAGCGGGGGCCTATCCAGCAGCGCGGCGCTGGAGGTCGGCACCCTGCGGGCCCTGCGTGAGCTGTACGGGCTGGGGCAGGACGACGTGGAACTCGCCCTGATCGGCCAGCGGGTCGAGCACGAGTACGTGGGCGTGAAGTCGGGGATCATGGACCAGATGGCGAGCAGCCTCGCCGACACGGAGCACATGCTCTTCCTCGACACCCGCAGCCTGGAGCGCCGGGTGTACCCCTTCCCGGCGGGCGCGGAGGTCCTCGTGATCGACTCGGGCGTGCCGCGCACCCTGGCGGGCAGCGGCTACAACGAGCGCCGCGCCCAGGTCGAGGAGGCCGCCCGCCTGCTCGGCGTGCCCGAGCTGCGCGACGTGACGGACGTGGCGGCGGTCGAGGCCCTTCAGGACGACCTGCTGCGCCGCCGCGCCCGCCACGTCGTCCTGGAGAACGCGCGGGTGCTGGAGGCCCTGCACGCCGACGCGGGGCGCTTCGGAGAGCTGATGAACGCCTCCCACGCCAGCCTCAAGGACGACTACGAGGTCTCCCACCCCAAGGTGGACGAACTCGTGGCGCTCCTCCAGGCCGACCCCCGCGTGTACGGCGCCCGGATGACCGGGGCGGGCTTCGGCGGGGCGCTCGTGGCCCTCGTGCCGCAGGAGGAGGCCGTGGACATCGCCGACGGCGTGCTCGCGCGCTACAGCGGGCAGGGCCGGCGCGTCGTGCCGTGA
- a CDS encoding MerR family transcriptional regulator: MTPSPETLTFYTTAELAREAGVTRRTVMHYAELGLLTPDQVTASGRALYGPYALRLLRDVMDLRVLGVPLDEVRDMVILRRATHDIDGTYRRDWTRADIPLGDERLRAVHARLRALNAAYARQAEGLARFDRWLTKRFTGGDVDPLPEPPLPEDMEG; this comes from the coding sequence ATGACGCCGAGCCCGGAGACACTCACCTTCTACACGACCGCCGAACTCGCCCGTGAGGCGGGAGTGACGCGGCGAACCGTGATGCACTACGCCGAACTGGGCCTGCTGACCCCCGATCAGGTGACGGCCTCGGGGCGGGCCCTGTACGGGCCCTACGCGCTGCGGCTGCTGCGGGACGTGATGGACCTGCGGGTGCTGGGCGTGCCCCTCGACGAGGTGCGCGACATGGTGATCCTGCGCCGCGCCACGCACGACATCGACGGGACGTACCGCCGTGACTGGACCCGGGCCGACATCCCCCTCGGCGACGAGCGGCTGCGGGCCGTCCACGCCCGGCTGCGGGCGCTGAACGCCGCCTACGCCCGGCAGGCCGAGGGCCTCGCCCGGTTCGACCGCTGGCTCACCAAACGCTTCACGGGGGGCGACGTGGACCCGCTGCCCGAGCCTCCGCTGCCGGAGGACATGGAGGGCTGA